The genomic window ATTGCCGTCGCCGTCTTTAATGCCTATCAAATTCTTTCCTATCATCTTGGGATTGGCTCCCTGAGCCAGGCAGTTACCATCAAAATCGTAGGCGAACACATACAGATCCCTGTCTTTAAAAGCACCCTCTGGATGTTCAGTGAAAACTTTGTAGGCTTTGTCTGCGCCTGCTGATTTAACTAGTGCAACGGCTTTCTTGACCATCTCTTGTGCCTCAGCGTCCGATCCACGCTCGCCAGCTGCCAGAGTATTGCCACTTAAAACCCCCAGCAATAAGGCACTCGCTGAAAATGTGAATAAAGAAAATTTGTTCATTTGCATGTACTCCTTTAAGTTAACTAAGGAAAAGCGAATAAAGCGAATCCATTTTGCTACCGGAAATTAATCAAAGGGAGAATAATTTTATGTGTTGTTGCGGAATCGCAAAGTAGCAGTGACTTAAATGCATGAAACGAGATGCATGGAACAAGCTCGCTGGCGTATTGTAAAAATTTTCTAAATTTTATATCCCAATTGCATAAAGGCCTTGACGAGTGCCTTGAGTATCCCTATACTCTTGGATTCCCAATGGAGGGGTGGCCGAGTGGTTAAAGGCGACAGACTGTAAATCTGTTCTCTCTGAGTACGCTGGTTCGAATCCAGCCCCCTCCACCATTGGCAAGATTTAAGGCTTTTGTTTGTTGGCCGTGCGGGTGTAGCTTAATGGTAGAGCTGAAGCCTTCCAAGCTTATGACGAGGGTTCGATTCCCTTCACCCGCTCCAGTATTTATTTTGCGCATTTTTTTTGGTGCAAGTAATCTGCTCTTGTAGCTCAGTGGTAGAGCACTCCCTTGGTAAGGGAGAGGCCACGTGTTCAATCCACGTCAAGAGCACCAAGAATCGTTGTTGATCCAAAGTTGTCGGGCGTGTGCCTGAATATTCTCATAAATTCATTAGGAGTCTAAAATGGCAAAAGGTAAGTTTGAACGCACCAAGCCGCACGTTAACGTCGGCACAATTGGTCACGTGGATCATGGTAAAACTACATTGACTGCAGCGATCGCTACAGTATTGTCGAAGAAATTTGGCGGCGAAGCTAAGGCTTACGATCAAATCGATGCGGCACCAGAAGAAAAAGCGCGCGGTATTACAATTAATACTGCTCACGTAGAATACGAAACAGAAGCGCGTCACTACGCTCACGTTGACTGCCCAGGCCATGCTGATTATGTTAAAAACATGATTACTGGTGCTGCTCAGATGGACGGTGCGATTCTTGTTTGTTCCGCAGCTGACGGTCCTATGCCTCAGACTCGTGAGCACATCTTGTTGGCGCGCCAAGTTGGTGTTCCATACATCATCGTGTTCCTGAACAAATGCGACATGGTTGATGATGCTGAGTTGTTGGAATTGGTTGAAATGGAAGTTCGTGAGTTGTTGTCTAAATACGAATTCCCAGGCGATGATTTGCCTATCATTCAAGGTTCTGCAAAGTTGGCATTAGAAGGCGACACTGGTCCTTTGGGCGAGCAAGCTATCATGAAATTGGCTGAAGCTTTGGATACATATATCCCTACGCCAGAGCGTGCTGTTGATGGTTCCTTCTTGTTGCCAGTTGAAGACGTATTCTCGATCTCTGGTCGTGGTACTGTGGTTACTGGCCGTATCGAACGCGGTATTGTTAAAGTTGGTGAAGCTCTGGAAATCATCGGTATCACCGATACAGCAGTGACTACTTGTACTGGTGTTGAAATGTTCCGTAAATTACTGGATCAAGGTCAAGCAGGCGATAACGTTGGTGTCTTGTTGCGTGGTACTAAGCGTGAAGACGTGCAGCGTGGTCAAGTCTTGGCGAAGCCAGGTTCGATCAAGCCGCATGATCATTTCACAGGTGAGATCTATGTTTTGTCTAAAGATGAAGGTGGTCGTCACACTCCATTCTTTAACAACTACCGTCCACAGTTCTACTTCCGTACTACGGATGTGACTGGTTCGATCGAGTTGCCAAAAGACAAAGAAATGGTGATGCCAGGCGATAACGTCTCTATTACTGTTAAGTTGATCAACCCGATTGCGATGGAAGAGGGTCTCCGTTTCGCGATTCGTGAAGGTGGTCGTACTGTTGGTGCTGGTGTTGTTGCTAAGATCATTCCTGCTTAATAGTAGTTGTTGTAAGTGAAGTGAATATGGCGACCCCCTTCGGGTCGCTGTATTAATTCTAGTAGTTCCAAGCCGTAGGGGTGTAGCTCAATTGGCAGAGCGTCGGTCTCCAAAACCGAAGGTTGTAGGTTCGATTCCTACCGCCCCTGCCACCATCGTGGTCGCAGGGCACCGAAAGTAAATTAAGTATGTCTAACCATCCTATTCAAACCGTCAGTACCTCCCAAGATAAGTACAAAGTTGTTTTGGCTATCGTTGCTGCGGTTGCCGGTGTTGCTGCCTATTATATGTTGGTGAATCAAGCTTCCTATGTGCGCGTTGCCGCTCTGGTTGTTGGTTTGCTCATTGCAGTGGTTTTGGCGTCGACTTCTGATGCTGGTCGTGAATTTTTTGTATTTGCAAAAGAAGCAGTTCGTGAAACTAAGAAGGTGGTATGGCCGGCTCGCAAAGAGGCGGGTCAAATTACTGCGGTCGTTTTCGGTTTTGTGTTGGTGATGGCAATATTTCTTTGGGGTGCGGATAAGTTAATCGGCTTCTTATTGTATGACGTACTTCTTGGATGGAAAAAATAATGAGCGATAACATTCAGGAAGACTTGCAAGGTACAGAGCCTACGGTTTCTGTGCCTAAAAGTGCAAAAAGATGGTATGCAGTGCATGCTTACTCTGGTATGGAAAAGAGTGTGCAGCGCGCCTTGACTGAGCGCATTGAGCGCGCCGAGATGACTGAGATGTTTGGTCAAATTTTGGTGCCGACAGAAGAAGTCATAGAAGTAAAAAACGGTAAAAAAGCAGTTACCGAGCGCAGATTGTTTCCTAGTTACTTATTCGTCGAAATGGAAATGACTGACGATACGTGGCATTTGGTTAAGAACACTAGCAAAGTAACTGGTTTTATCGGTGGTAAATCGAATAAGCCAGCGCCTATCCCTCAGCATGAGGTTGATAAGATTTTGCAGCAAATGCAAGATGGTGTTGAGAAGCCAAGACCAAAAGTCTTGTACGAAGTGGGTGAAGTTGTTCGCATTAAAGATGGTCCATTCGCAGATTTCAATGGAAATGTTGAAGAAGTGAATTATGAGAAGTCAAAAGTGCGCGTTTCTGTTACAATCTTCGGTCGCTCAACACCTGTCGATGTAGACTTCGCTCAGGTTGAGAAGGTTTAAGTAAAAAATTTCGGCTGCCTGGTGCCATGCGGATGTTTAGTAAAAACCGGTAAAAGCGTAACAAAGAGGAGCCCTTCAAAATAAGAAATTATTTCGGAGGGCGCTATTACTCATTTAATGAAGGAGCCATCATGGCAAAGAAAATCATTGGTTTTATCAAGCTGCAAGTTCCAGCTGGTAAAGCAAATCCATCCCCACCAATCGGTCCAGCTTTGGGTCAACGTGGTTTGAACATCATGGAATTCTGCAAAGCGTTTAACGCGCAGACTCAAGGTGTAGAGCCAGGTATGCCAATTCCAGTTGTGATCACTGCATTTGCGGATAAGTCTTTCACTTTCGTGATGAAGACTCCTCCTGCGACTTACATGATCAAAAAAGCAGCTGGTATCACTAAAGGTTCAGCGAAACCTCATACAGATAAAGTTGGTAAAATCACTCGTCAGCAAGCTGAAGAGATCGCGACCGCTAAACGCGCCGATCTGACAGCCGCCGATATGGACGCAGCAGTGCGTACTATCGCTGGTTCAGCACGCTCCATGGGTATCACGGTAGAGGGACTGTAATGGCTAAGTTATCTAAAAAAGCAAAGTTGCTTGCAACTAAAGTTGATCGTCTGAAGGCTTACTCCTTTGATAATGCTATCGCTTTGATCAAAGAATGCGCAACTGCGAAATTCAACGAATCTATCGACGTTTCAGTTCAGCTGGGTGTTGATCCTAAGAAGTCTGATCAAGTTGTCCGTGGCGCAGTTGTTTTGCCAGCCGGCACAGGTAAGACTGTACGCGTAGCGGTATTTGCTCAAGGCGCAAAAGCTGAAGAAGCTAAAGCTGCTGGTGCTGATATCGTTGGTATGGAAGACTTGGCTGAACGTGTCAAAGCTGGCGATATGCCTTTTGATATCGTTATCGCTTCTCCAGATACTATGCGTATCGTTGGTACTTTGGGTCAGATTCTGGGTCCACGTGGTTTGATGCCAAATCCTAAGGTTGGTACTGTTACTCCTGATGTTGCTACTGCAGTTAAAAATGCAAAAGCTGGTCAAGTGCAATATCGTACTGATAAGGCCGGTATCATTCACTCAACGATAGGTCGTAAGTCCTTCGCTGATGCTGATTTGAAATCTAACTTGTTGGCTCTGGTTGAAGCTTTGAATAAAGCAAAACCAACTTCCAGCAAGGGTGTTTATCTGCGTAAAATTTCCATCTCATCCACTATGGGTGCTGGTGTGCGCGTAGACCACAATAATTTGTCTGCATAAGTAAAAAATTAAGTCCGAGTGCTGAAGTTCAGTGCTCGGCGCATCTTTGGGCTACCTGACTTTTTTGGTCGGGTAGAGTGTCAAAGACCGTTGGGCGGCGTTTATGTTTTTTGATAAACAAAGTTAATTTGCTAAAGAGTAATCTAAGGCACCCAACGCAGATGGTGTACCCGATCAAGTTTTGTAGTTACATACTGGCCCGCCAGTGCAACTCCTAACTTCGGACGCCGTGTTCGAAACGATATGAGGAAATCACATCATCCCGGTGTGAAGACTAATTATCATAATTGGAGGTTGACCGTGAGTCTCAATCTGAATGACAAAAAAGCCGTCGTCGCTGAAGTCTCTGCAAAAGTAGCAACTGCACAGACTATCGTCGTAGCTGAATACCGTGGCATCCAGGTCGGTCACTTGACGAAACTACGTGCTGCTGCACGTGCTGAAGGTGTGTACCTGCGTGTATTGAAAAATACATTAGCTCGTCGCGCTGTTGAAGGCACTGTATTTGCAAGCCTCGGTTCTGAAATGACTGGTCCGTTGATCTATGCGATCTCGGTAGATGCTGTTGCTGCTGCTAAAGTTATACAAGACTTTGCAAAAAGCAATGACAAACTAGTTGTTAAGGCAGGTAACTATGCTGGTAAGTCGCTGGATAAAGCTGGCGTTATCGCATTGGCAAGCATTCCTAGCCGTGAAGTTCTGTTGGCACAAGTGTTGGGTATGATGCAGGCTCCTGTATCTGGCTTCGCACGTGCTCTGGCAGCTCTGTCAGCTAAGAAAGAATCTGAAAATCCTTCAGCGCCAGTTGCAGTTGCCGAGGCTGTTGAAGCCGTAGCAGCTGAAGTAACTGAAGCTGCAGCAGAATAAGATTTTTTTCGTCAATACCGAATCAATGTAATTTATAAATTGGAGTTTCAAATGGCAATTAGCAAAGACGATATCTTGGAAGCCGTAGGCGCGATGTCCGTAATGGATCTGAACGACTTGGTTAAAGCATTCGAAGAAAAATTTGGCGTATCCGCTGCTGCAATGTCAGCTGGTCCAGCTGCTGGTCCAGCTGCTGCTGCTGAAGAGCAAACTGAATTCAACGTAGTGTTGACTGAAGTTGGCGCGAACAAAGTTAGCGTAATTAAAGCGGTACGTGAATTGACAGGTCTGGGCTTGAAAGAGGCTAAAGACGTAGTTGATGGTGCACCAAAAACAGTTAAAGAAGCTGTTTCCAAAGCAGATGCTGAAGCAGCTAAGAAAAAGCTGGAAGAAGCAGGCGCTAAAGCTGACATCAAGTAATTTTGATACAGCATGGCGAATCTTCTTGATTCGTCAGAGTCAAAGATTGGAATCCTCTTCAAAGAGAGGGTTCCTCTTTGGCTTCTTTGTCGTTCTGAGGTTTGTTTAGTTGCTTCTGAGGCAAAGTCGTAATTGCCCAGTAGTCGGTTTGAAGCTTAGTTATAACAATTAAGGGCTGAGACTTGAGGTTTCATGTAGTAAAAATAGAGTTTGTGGATTTTTGCAGATGATATTTTCTTGCTTGAATCCTGAATTCTCCATCCTTTTTTGTCACTCACGGAGTGTCCATGCACTACTCATTTACTGAGAAGAAGCGAATTCGTAAATCTTTTGCGAAACGCGCTAACGTTCACAACGTTCCGTTCCTGCTGGCGACCCAGCTCGAGTCATATCATAGTTTTTTGCAGCAAGACAATGCACCGTCTTCACGCAAAAATGAAGGCTTGCAGTCTGCCTTCACTTCGATATTTCCGATCGTGTCGCATAATGGGTTCGCTCGCCTCGAATTCCTATCCTACGTTTTAGGTGACCCTGCATTTGATGTCAAGGAATGTCAATTGCGCGGGCTTACTTTTGCGTCACCTTTACGTGCAAAGGTACGTCTGGTGATTCTGGATAAAGAATCGCCAACTAAACCTGTCGTTAAAGAAATGAAAGAACAAGAAGTTTACATGGGTGAATTGCCACTCATGACGACGACTGGTTCATTCGTGATTAACGGTACAGAGCGCGTTATTGTGTCTCAGTTGCACCGCTCGCCTGGTGTGTTCTTTGAGCACGACCGCGGCAAAACACACTCATCCGGTAAATTGCTGTTTTCAGCAAGAATTATCCCTTACCGTGGTTCGTGGTTGGATTTTGAATTCGATCCAAAAGATATCTTGTTCTTCCGTATCGACAGACGTCGTAAGATGCCTGTAACGATATTGTTGCGTGCTATAGGCATGAGCAATGAACAGATCTTAGCGAATTTCTTTGTTTTTGATAATTTCAATCTGCACAGCGATGGCGCCGAGATGGAATTTGTTGCTGAGCGTCTGCGCGGTGAAGTGGCCCGTTTCGACATCGTCGACAAAACAGGAAAAGTGATCGTTGCTAAAGACAAGCGTATCAACTCCAAGCATGTGCGTGAAGTTGAAGCTGCTGGTATCAAGCATATTTCGGTTCCTGAAGATTATTTGCTTGGTCGCGTTTTGGCGAAAAACATCGTTGACGCAGAAACTGGCGAAGTGGTTGCCAATGCGAATGACGAGTTAACAGAAGAGTTGTTGGCGCGTCTGCGCGATGCAAAAATCAGCGATATTCAAACTCTGTATACCAATGATTTGGATCAGGGTTCGTATATTTCTCAGACTCTGCGCGCTGATGATACCGCCGATAAGATGGCAGCACGTGTCGCTATCTATCGCATGATGCGTCCAGGCGAACCGCCTACAGAAGATTCAGTAGAGTCTCTGTTTAACGGCTTGTTCTACAACGAAGATCGTTACGATTTGTCAGCTGTCGGTCGTATGAAGTTCAACCGCCGTATTGGTCGTGATGAACTGACTGGCGCGATGACTTTGTCCAATGAAGACGTGTTGGCTGTGATTAAGATCTTGGTTGAGTTGCGCAATGGTCGCGGTGAAGTCGATGATATTGATCACTTAGGTAATCGTCGTGTACGTTGCGTCGGTGAATTGGCTGAGAATCAATTCCGTGCCGGTCTGGTTCGCGTAGAGCGCGCAGTGAAAGAGCGTTTGGGTCAAGCTGAAGCGGATAATTTGATGCCGCATGATTTGATCAATTCCAAGCCTATCTCTGCCGCCATTCGTGAGTTCTTCGGTTCTTCACAGTTGTCGCAGTTTATGGATCAAACTAATCCTTTGTCAGAAATTACGCATAAGCGTCGTATTTCTGCTTTGGGACCTGGTGGTTTGACACGTGAACGTGCTGGTTTTGAAGTGCGTGACGTACATCCAACTCACTACGGTCGAGTTTGCCCGATTGAGACACCAGAGGGACCAAACATTGGTTTGATCAACTCTTTGGCTTTGTATGCACGTTTGAACGAATACGGTTTCCTGGAAACGCCATACCGCAAGGTTGTCGACAGCAAGATCACGACCCAGATCGATTATTTGTCTGCAATCGAAGAAGGTCGCTACATCATCGCTCAGGCGAATGCGTCTATCGACAATAGCGGTAGTCTGTCAGATGAATTGGTGTCTGCACGTCAAGCTGGTGAAACCATTTTGGTCTCTCCTGAACGCGTACAGTACATGGACGTTGCGACAGGTCAGGTGGTCTCGGTTGCAGCATCCTTGATTCCTTTCCTAGAACACGATGATGCGAACCGTGCTTTGATGGGTGCCAACATGCAGCGTCAAGCTGTGCCATGTTTGCGTCCGGAAAAAGCCCTGGTCGGTACAGGTATCGAACGTACAGTTGCGGTCGATTCTGGTACTACAGTACAAGCTTTGCGTGGTGGTAAAGTTGATTACATCGATGCGGGTCGTATCGTTATTCGCGTCAATGATGCGGAAGCGACGGCAGGCGAAGTCGGTGTTGATATCTACAACCTGATTAAGTACACACGTTCTAACCAGAACACCAACATCAATCAACGTCCTATCGTTAAGATCGGTGATCGCGTTACCAAAGGTGACGTCTTGGCGGATGGTGCATCGACAGATTTGGGTGAATTGGCCTTGGGTCAAAACATGCTGGTCGCGTTTATGCCTTGGAATGGTTATAACTTCGAAGATTCGATTTTGATCTCCGAAAAAGTGGTGGCTGATGATCGTTACACTTCCATTCATATTGAAGAGTTGTCGGTCGTTGCGCGTGATACTAAGCTTGGTGCCGAAGAAATCACTCGCGATATCTCGAATCTGGCTGAGAATCAATTAGCTCGTCTGGATGAAGCAGGTATCGTCTACGTCGGTGCGGAAGTCACTGCCGGTGATACTCTGGTTGGTAAGGTAACGCCAAAAGGCGAAACTCAACTGACGCCAGAAGAAAAACTGCTGCGTGCGATTTTCGGTGAGAAAGCATCTGACGTTAAAGATACGTCCCTGCGCGTGCCTTCCGGCATGGTCGGTACTGTGATCGACGTTCAAGTGTTTACCCGTGAAGGTATACAACGTGACAAGCGTGCGCAACAGATCATTGATGATGAACTGAAGCGCTATCGTCTGGATTTAAACGATCAGATGCGTATTGTTGAAGGCGATGCATTTGAGCGTCTTGAGCGTATGTTGACTGGCAAGGTCGCTAACGGTGGTCCAGCGAAATTGGCTAAAGGTAGTAGCGTTACCAAAGAATATCTGGCTGATCTGGATAAATACCATTGGTTCGATATTCGTCCTGCCGATGATGACACTGCAAAATCTTTGGAAGCCATTAAGGATTCCATCGCTGAGAAGCGTCATCAATTTGATCTAGCGTTTGAAGAAAAACGCACCAAGTTGACGCAAGGCGATGAATTGCCTCCAGGCGTACAAAAAATGGTCAAGGTTTACCTGGCTGTTAAACGTCGCTTGCAACCTGGTGACAAAATGGCGGGTCGTCACGGTAACAAGGGTGTGGTTTCACGCATTGTTCCGATTGAAGATATGCCTTACATGGCTGACGGTACTCCAG from Undibacterium parvum includes these protein-coding regions:
- the rpoB gene encoding DNA-directed RNA polymerase subunit beta — its product is MHYSFTEKKRIRKSFAKRANVHNVPFLLATQLESYHSFLQQDNAPSSRKNEGLQSAFTSIFPIVSHNGFARLEFLSYVLGDPAFDVKECQLRGLTFASPLRAKVRLVILDKESPTKPVVKEMKEQEVYMGELPLMTTTGSFVINGTERVIVSQLHRSPGVFFEHDRGKTHSSGKLLFSARIIPYRGSWLDFEFDPKDILFFRIDRRRKMPVTILLRAIGMSNEQILANFFVFDNFNLHSDGAEMEFVAERLRGEVARFDIVDKTGKVIVAKDKRINSKHVREVEAAGIKHISVPEDYLLGRVLAKNIVDAETGEVVANANDELTEELLARLRDAKISDIQTLYTNDLDQGSYISQTLRADDTADKMAARVAIYRMMRPGEPPTEDSVESLFNGLFYNEDRYDLSAVGRMKFNRRIGRDELTGAMTLSNEDVLAVIKILVELRNGRGEVDDIDHLGNRRVRCVGELAENQFRAGLVRVERAVKERLGQAEADNLMPHDLINSKPISAAIREFFGSSQLSQFMDQTNPLSEITHKRRISALGPGGLTRERAGFEVRDVHPTHYGRVCPIETPEGPNIGLINSLALYARLNEYGFLETPYRKVVDSKITTQIDYLSAIEEGRYIIAQANASIDNSGSLSDELVSARQAGETILVSPERVQYMDVATGQVVSVAASLIPFLEHDDANRALMGANMQRQAVPCLRPEKALVGTGIERTVAVDSGTTVQALRGGKVDYIDAGRIVIRVNDAEATAGEVGVDIYNLIKYTRSNQNTNINQRPIVKIGDRVTKGDVLADGASTDLGELALGQNMLVAFMPWNGYNFEDSILISEKVVADDRYTSIHIEELSVVARDTKLGAEEITRDISNLAENQLARLDEAGIVYVGAEVTAGDTLVGKVTPKGETQLTPEEKLLRAIFGEKASDVKDTSLRVPSGMVGTVIDVQVFTREGIQRDKRAQQIIDDELKRYRLDLNDQMRIVEGDAFERLERMLTGKVANGGPAKLAKGSSVTKEYLADLDKYHWFDIRPADDDTAKSLEAIKDSIAEKRHQFDLAFEEKRTKLTQGDELPPGVQKMVKVYLAVKRRLQPGDKMAGRHGNKGVVSRIVPIEDMPYMADGTPADIVLNPLGVPSRMNVGQVLEVHLGWAAKGLGIRIGEMLKAKVKIEELRGFLKQIYNESGKVEDIDGLSDDEILTLTGNLKNGVPFATPVFDGADEAEIRRMLDLAYPDEIAKQLGMTPSKNQVTLYDGRTGESFERNVTVGYMHVLKLHHLVDDKMHARSTGPYSLVTQQPLGGKAQFGGQRFGEMEVWALEAYGASYVLQEMLTVKSDDVNGRTKVYENLVKGDHVIEAGMPESFNVLVKEIRSLGIDIDLDRN
- a CDS encoding cache domain-containing protein — encoded protein: MNKFSLFTFSASALLLGVLSGNTLAAGERGSDAEAQEMVKKAVALVKSAGADKAYKVFTEHPEGAFKDRDLYVFAYDFDGNCLAQGANPKMIGKNLIGIKDGDGNAFIKGMIDMVKANSKGTYGPYKFTNPNSQGYELKKSYCERGAGDSMICVGTYVAK
- the rplJ gene encoding 50S ribosomal protein L10, whose protein sequence is MSLNLNDKKAVVAEVSAKVATAQTIVVAEYRGIQVGHLTKLRAAARAEGVYLRVLKNTLARRAVEGTVFASLGSEMTGPLIYAISVDAVAAAKVIQDFAKSNDKLVVKAGNYAGKSLDKAGVIALASIPSREVLLAQVLGMMQAPVSGFARALAALSAKKESENPSAPVAVAEAVEAVAAEVTEAAAE
- the rplK gene encoding 50S ribosomal protein L11, yielding MAKKIIGFIKLQVPAGKANPSPPIGPALGQRGLNIMEFCKAFNAQTQGVEPGMPIPVVITAFADKSFTFVMKTPPATYMIKKAAGITKGSAKPHTDKVGKITRQQAEEIATAKRADLTAADMDAAVRTIAGSARSMGITVEGL
- the secE gene encoding preprotein translocase subunit SecE, with protein sequence MSNHPIQTVSTSQDKYKVVLAIVAAVAGVAAYYMLVNQASYVRVAALVVGLLIAVVLASTSDAGREFFVFAKEAVRETKKVVWPARKEAGQITAVVFGFVLVMAIFLWGADKLIGFLLYDVLLGWKK
- the tuf gene encoding elongation factor Tu is translated as MAKGKFERTKPHVNVGTIGHVDHGKTTLTAAIATVLSKKFGGEAKAYDQIDAAPEEKARGITINTAHVEYETEARHYAHVDCPGHADYVKNMITGAAQMDGAILVCSAADGPMPQTREHILLARQVGVPYIIVFLNKCDMVDDAELLELVEMEVRELLSKYEFPGDDLPIIQGSAKLALEGDTGPLGEQAIMKLAEALDTYIPTPERAVDGSFLLPVEDVFSISGRGTVVTGRIERGIVKVGEALEIIGITDTAVTTCTGVEMFRKLLDQGQAGDNVGVLLRGTKREDVQRGQVLAKPGSIKPHDHFTGEIYVLSKDEGGRHTPFFNNYRPQFYFRTTDVTGSIELPKDKEMVMPGDNVSITVKLINPIAMEEGLRFAIREGGRTVGAGVVAKIIPA
- the nusG gene encoding transcription termination/antitermination protein NusG; this translates as MSDNIQEDLQGTEPTVSVPKSAKRWYAVHAYSGMEKSVQRALTERIERAEMTEMFGQILVPTEEVIEVKNGKKAVTERRLFPSYLFVEMEMTDDTWHLVKNTSKVTGFIGGKSNKPAPIPQHEVDKILQQMQDGVEKPRPKVLYEVGEVVRIKDGPFADFNGNVEEVNYEKSKVRVSVTIFGRSTPVDVDFAQVEKV
- the rplA gene encoding 50S ribosomal protein L1, giving the protein MAKLSKKAKLLATKVDRLKAYSFDNAIALIKECATAKFNESIDVSVQLGVDPKKSDQVVRGAVVLPAGTGKTVRVAVFAQGAKAEEAKAAGADIVGMEDLAERVKAGDMPFDIVIASPDTMRIVGTLGQILGPRGLMPNPKVGTVTPDVATAVKNAKAGQVQYRTDKAGIIHSTIGRKSFADADLKSNLLALVEALNKAKPTSSKGVYLRKISISSTMGAGVRVDHNNLSA
- the rplL gene encoding 50S ribosomal protein L7/L12, translating into MAISKDDILEAVGAMSVMDLNDLVKAFEEKFGVSAAAMSAGPAAGPAAAAEEQTEFNVVLTEVGANKVSVIKAVRELTGLGLKEAKDVVDGAPKTVKEAVSKADAEAAKKKLEEAGAKADIK